Proteins encoded in a region of the Canis lupus familiaris isolate Mischka breed German Shepherd chromosome 1, alternate assembly UU_Cfam_GSD_1.0, whole genome shotgun sequence genome:
- the LOC102151410 gene encoding LOW QUALITY PROTEIN: developmental pluripotency-associated protein 2-like (The sequence of the model RefSeq protein was modified relative to this genomic sequence to represent the inferred CDS: deleted 1 base in 1 codon), protein MENSTYDNENFSEEALEEESVILTLVPVNEELNEEQMEPSVSSTSEVSLKMPGSSDKVCHPHISERFKFCPKHSCCCSTPAPPLPASLPPVNKVRWDILRNWCQQLNLSTHGRKIEVYLRLQKHAYSETNQECDNVKTIPETPPEAKSESCSAKCKMVAKIWKSSKSERGRGINIVKVVTSAQEGMLAAWSRIAARASQSKSVNSRSVPASVETFLLQASGVRWCVVHGRPLLADTQGWVRLQFHAGQAWVPDTPKRMISLFLLPACTFPSPGLEDNMLCPECAKRNKKMMKRLIALGKERRPHLNTSTPFPLNGPYLDTE, encoded by the exons ATGGAGAACTCGACTTACGACAATGAGAATTTCTCTGAGGAGGCATTAGAGGAAGAAAGTGTGATTCTCACATTGGTTCCAGTTAATGAAGAACTTAATGAAGAACAAATGGAA CCAAGTGTTTCTTCAACTTCAGAAGTCAGTCTGAAGATGCCTGGGTCAAGCGATAAAGTTTGTCATCCTCATATAAGTGAACGATTCAAGTTTTGTCCAAAACATAGTTGTTGTTGTAGTACACCAGCCCCTCCTTTGCCAGCCAGTTTGCCTCCAGTTAATAAAGTACGTTGGGACATTTTGCGGAACTGGTGCCAACAACTGAATTTGAGTACCCATGGCCGGAAAATAGAGGTTTATCTGAGGCTCCAGAAACATGCTTACTCTGAAACAAACCAGGAGTGTGACAATGTAAAGACTATTCCTGAAACACCACCAGAGGCTAAATCGGAGTCATGTTCGGCGAAATGCAAGATGGTGGCCAAGATTTGGAAAAGTAGtaagagtgagagaggcagggggatTAATATAGTCAAAGTGGTAACTTCAGCACAAGAAGGCATGTTGGCAGCATGGTCAAGAATTGCTGCAAGAGCCAGTCAATCCAAGTCTGTGAATTCACGTTCCGTTCCTGCTTCTGTTGAGACCTTTCTGCTGCAAGCCTCTGGTGTCAGGTGGTGTGTGGTCCACGGCAGACCTCTCCTTGCAGACACACAAGGTTGGGTTCGCCTGCAGTTTCATGCAGGTCAGGCCTGGGTGCCTGACACTCCCAAAAGGAtgatctctctcttcctgttaCCTGCCTGCACTTTCCCATCTCCAGGCCTAGAAGATAATATGTTATGCCCTGAATGtgctaaaagaaataagaagatgATGAAAAGATTAATTGCACTGGGGAAGGAAAGGCGACCTCATTTGAACACATCAACACCATTCCCTTTGAATGGGCCATATCTTGATACAGAATAA